One Phycisphaeraceae bacterium genomic window carries:
- a CDS encoding sugar phosphate isomerase/epimerase, whose amino-acid sequence MQRPVTLFTGQWADLPLEQIARLTGGWGYDGLELACWGDHFDVRRALAEKSYCDERKQLLARHGQKVWAISNHLVGQCVCDAIDERHRSIVPDHVWGDGQPEGVKRRAAEEMMNTARAAARLGVSVVNGFTGSSIWPMLYFFPPTPASMIDRGYQDFADRWGPILDVYKTEGVRFALEVHPSEIAYDFVTARRTLDAVDNRPEFGFNFDPSHFHWQGMDPAAFVDAFPDRIYHCHMKDASVHQDGRSSILGGHLQFGHPARAWDFRSPGRGQVDFERVIRALNRASYAGPLSVEWEDPDMSREHGAAEAVGFVRDLQFPSASSAFDSAFAE is encoded by the coding sequence ATGCAGCGACCTGTGACCCTGTTCACCGGCCAGTGGGCCGACCTCCCCCTCGAACAGATCGCCCGACTGACCGGCGGGTGGGGGTACGACGGGCTCGAGCTCGCGTGCTGGGGTGACCACTTCGATGTCCGTCGCGCCCTCGCCGAGAAGTCCTACTGCGACGAGCGCAAACAGCTCCTCGCGAGGCACGGCCAGAAGGTCTGGGCGATCAGCAACCACCTCGTGGGCCAGTGCGTCTGCGACGCGATCGACGAGCGACACCGCTCCATCGTCCCCGACCATGTCTGGGGCGACGGCCAGCCCGAGGGCGTCAAACGGCGCGCCGCCGAGGAGATGATGAACACCGCCCGGGCCGCGGCCCGGCTGGGCGTGAGCGTCGTCAACGGGTTCACCGGCTCATCGATCTGGCCCATGCTCTACTTCTTCCCGCCCACGCCGGCCTCGATGATCGACCGGGGCTACCAGGACTTCGCCGACCGGTGGGGGCCCATCCTCGATGTGTATAAGACGGAAGGCGTCCGGTTCGCGCTCGAGGTCCACCCGTCCGAGATCGCGTACGACTTCGTCACCGCCCGGCGCACGCTCGACGCCGTCGACAACCGCCCGGAATTCGGCTTCAACTTCGACCCCTCGCACTTCCACTGGCAGGGCATGGACCCGGCGGCGTTCGTCGACGCCTTCCCCGATCGCATCTACCACTGCCACATGAAGGACGCGAGCGTGCATCAGGACGGGCGCTCGTCGATCCTCGGGGGGCACCTCCAGTTCGGACACCCGGCGCGCGCGTGGGACTTCCGCTCGCCCGGGCGGGGACAGGTCGATTTCGAGCGCGTGATCCGCGCGCTCAACCGCGCGAGCTACGCCGGACCGCTCTCGGTGGAGTGGGAAGACCCGGACATGTCGCGCGAGCACGGCGCCGCCGAGGCGGTCGGGTTCGTGCGCGACCTGCAGTTCCCCTCGGCGTCGTCGGCGTTCGACAGCGCCTTCGCCGAATGA
- a CDS encoding Gfo/Idh/MocA family oxidoreductase gives MRDRVRLGMVGGGQGAFIGAVHRAAATLDGVYDFCAGALSGEPERSRASGLALGLSAQRSYGSWREMLDAETRRPAHERVEVVSVVTPNFTHHEIARAFIDAGFHVIIDKPMTTTVDQARDLVEAVERAGVVGAVTYTYSGYPMVRHARELVRSHAIGVVRRVCVEYHQGWLSTDLESTGQKQASWRTDPALAGAGGAIGDIGTHAAHLLEFVTGLRIEAVCADLSAFVPGRRVDDDAAAILKLSGGARATLSASQICVGEENNLSIRVYGETGSLAWRQEAPDLLEVRTLDGDRRTLTRGMASLSPAATRATRLPTGHPEGFIEALANIYKDVGEAILSRREGASEPAPPLIPLVRDGLRGVEFVECMLSSARAGCWTTWPR, from the coding sequence GTGCGCGACCGTGTTCGGCTCGGGATGGTGGGGGGTGGTCAGGGCGCCTTCATCGGCGCGGTGCACCGCGCCGCCGCCACTCTCGACGGGGTGTACGACTTCTGCGCCGGCGCGCTGTCGGGAGAGCCGGAGCGATCGCGCGCCTCAGGCCTCGCGCTCGGCCTCTCGGCGCAGCGGAGTTACGGGAGTTGGCGCGAGATGCTCGACGCCGAGACGCGCCGCCCGGCGCACGAACGGGTCGAGGTCGTCTCCGTCGTGACGCCCAACTTCACGCACCACGAGATCGCCCGCGCGTTCATCGACGCCGGGTTCCATGTCATCATCGATAAGCCGATGACGACGACGGTCGATCAGGCGCGCGACCTGGTCGAGGCGGTCGAGCGCGCGGGCGTGGTCGGCGCCGTGACCTACACCTATTCGGGATACCCGATGGTGCGTCACGCGAGGGAGCTGGTGCGCTCGCACGCGATCGGCGTCGTGCGCCGGGTCTGCGTCGAGTACCACCAGGGCTGGCTCTCGACCGACCTCGAATCGACGGGGCAGAAGCAGGCGTCGTGGCGCACCGACCCCGCGCTCGCCGGGGCCGGCGGCGCGATCGGCGACATCGGCACCCACGCGGCCCACCTGCTCGAGTTCGTCACCGGGCTGCGCATCGAGGCGGTCTGCGCCGATCTCTCGGCGTTCGTGCCCGGGCGGCGCGTCGACGACGACGCCGCGGCGATCCTCAAGCTGTCGGGGGGCGCCCGCGCCACGCTGAGCGCGTCGCAGATCTGCGTGGGCGAAGAGAACAACCTGTCCATCCGCGTCTATGGCGAGACTGGCTCGCTCGCGTGGCGCCAGGAGGCGCCCGACCTGCTCGAGGTGCGCACGCTGGACGGCGACCGGCGCACCCTCACGCGAGGCATGGCTTCGCTCAGCCCCGCCGCGACCCGCGCGACGCGCCTGCCCACCGGGCACCCGGAGGGGTTCATCGAGGCGCTTGCGAACATCTATAAGGATGTCGGGGAGGCGATCCTCTCCCGTCGCGAGGGGGCCAGCGAGCCGGCGCCGCCGCTCATTCCGCTCGTCAGAGACGGACTCCGGGGCGTCGAATTCGTCGAATGCATGCTGTCCAGCGCCCGCGCGGGCTGCTGGACAACCTGGCCCCGCTGA